ATCTGATCAGATTTGTGCATTGATGAATATCTTGTTTGTGATGATGCCAGGCAATGCGTTGGTGAACAAACGACAGTGGAGGACAGGTATGAGGAAGAGAAAGGGAGTAGTAACGAGATCCAAGTGGATCCTGTTGATGTGCTCCCTGTCAAGACTTAAGATGGCAAACTCCACCAGCGAACTCGTAATCAACGTAAACTATTGTTTAATGATACAATCTCAGGATTGTTATATCTGTAGTCATTCTATGTTACAGTGACAAAGACGTCAAAACTAGCTAAGGGGGATACTGATGAAGCAGAAGAGGATGTTAttgaagatgaaaatatatTGAACAAATCTCAGAGGAGAGCAAAAGCTAAAAAGAGGCGAAAAAACAAGAGAAGGAATTGCCTAAAGAGGAGGAAACACCTCAAGCAGCAGTTTTGGTGATCCCTGTTTTGAGTCTCTCTGATTTTtcgttatatttattttttaacatgtgaatgattttttttcttttgtcaggCAGAATTGAACGGAGAATTATCTGCTGAAGAGACgtttgaaaataagaaaaacaaactCGAGGAGTTGGGAATGCAACTACTTTCTGATCCTGAGGCAAACATAAGAACCATAAAggaatttgttcaaaaaaaaaaaaaaaaaagaaccataAAGGAAATGTTAGACATCTCCAAAGATGGGAATAGAAAGATAGTGAAACTTGGCTTGTTATCTGTGTTGGCCGTATTTAAAGATATTATTCCTGGGTAATTTTATCAGACCTTTCCCCCATTTTATCTGCCAGCTATTAGAATAGACTTCCTACAGAAAAGGAGCTCGAGATGAAGGTCTCAAAGGCAGTAAAGAAAACCCGGTTCTATGAGTCAACTTTATTAAAAGCCTACAAGGTATGCATGTCAAGTATACTTGATTCTTGATTCTTGACTCTTGATTCCTCTGAATATATTTGTAACACATATGCTTTTTTGCTGCTGTTTGTCCTTGACAGTCATATCTGCAAAAGTTTAGTTGCATTTGAAAAGCAGTCAGTCAGTATATAACCAGGTTGCCTCTCGGTGCATTTGTACGTTGCTGGATGCGAAACCACGGTAGTTGAAGCTCTGATGTCACGTCTCCTTTTTTGTATCTGTCTTTAGGTGTTCATGTCCATACGCTTTGACGAGGATATTGGAAAGCGTGACAGAGATGATGCCAATAAgaataaatttaagaaaaataaaaaaagaaatatcctAGTGGAGCAAAATAATGAGCAGGAAAACAATGTCTAAGACCAGAGACGGGGTATTTTACTTTCCTTTTCTGTAATAGATTAGATGGTGCGAAATTTGACGTTTTGACATTGTTTTCCCTCGTTTTGGCAACTCTATCTCTATGACCATAACATCTAAAATGGGTTCTGGTTCTTACTGTTCCTTTCATCTAAACTTGATGACATTGTTCAGGTTCCTGCTGATTACAAGGAAGTTACGTATGAACCAgatgttaatttttttggttttgtttttgtggtaatttataaattataattgttgctttatttattttatctttgtgGCTAACCATATTTTTTGACATTAAGCTGAGTAATTAAAACCTCCTATCACCAATAATTTTACTTGgtttgtatttgttttagtAATTAGTTAACGCTATTAataacatatctaaaaataaaagtaaaacatacttcacattattttttattataaaaacttcATGTTGATAATCTTATtactccaacaaaaaaaaaaaaaacataaaaatgaataattacATAGTTTTTCTGTTAGTTATTGCTATGTGTTCTTGGTCAAGTGAAGCTTGGATAAAAGAAAATTGCCCTATAAATCGTATAATGATTACTAACCAACTCGGTGGTGGTCAAGTATTGGGATACAAGTGCAGTAATTGGCTAAGTCAAAATTGGCGAGGCGGTTTAAGCACTTTAAATCAAAACAGAACTTGGGAATTCGCCGATGTTACTAATAGAAGAGAAAGAACAAGGTATGAATGTGATTTATGGTTTGGAGCTCGAAAAGAATTTCATTTTGATGAGCTTGAAATATATCGAGCTGCTGCTAATCCTAGATGTAATCAAATACGTCAATGGGCAGCTAGACCTGATGGGATTTGGTTCAGAAGAGATCATGACAAACCGTTAGGCCTTGTCCGCCCCTGGAAGAAAAGATAGatataacttcttcttttccatTTCCTAATATTGAAATAATCAGTAAAGATCTAATAATAATGTGCTATAttgtatatagaaaaaaatataataatagtgtATAAGTTTAAGTAATACTTATACATGTCGTTGTTTCAAGTTTGTAAACAACAACACAATATacgtattttataataattcttgttttgtaaCAGAAATGTCTACATCTTTATGCTTTTCTTTTTAGTATGCAAAAGAAATCATGTTTAGAATATCTTATTATCccagtcactttagtgatttctacTGAGGTGACACTCATATAGAGCTTCTCAGGAAAAacgttataattctattggctggttttttaaaatttttctttttcatttattttaatcaatcgtTTATGTAGACAAAcccaaaactattgtcgatttcgttaagcCTATATATAGTTAGGagataataattatcgatttagtttagccttgggtatctgttcgggttcgggtcgggtattttggattttcgggtatttcggtatagaggtgtagaacccgttcgggtatttctgtacatcgggtcgggttcgggtatttttagttcggattcggttatttcggatctggttcggatatttagattttgaaaaaaaatttaaaattttcatttctcaagtttcttatatttaaaaatataactttcagttaactaatttttttttatttttaatagattggatagttaatagatttagacataacattttaaaaccaaaaaggCATTAATTcagttatttgtttttaaatttcggaTGTAACTTttcgttaattttttaaataaaaaacttgacatgcattttaagtgagtagcaaatcatttttttcgtaattgtatgtatatcatatgaacttaaagtatgtgtagtatcaatataaatattttatataaaatgagagatgttaactaaaaatataaggttaattatacatatgttcggttatcttcggatatccattcgggttcgggtattatccgttcggctttgggtatccaatctctccttattcaatacccgttcgggtattttgctacttcggttcggatttcagttcgggtttttcggatcgggttcgggtgccacttcggatatcgggtaaagtgcccaccccaactaattaggttgtttatttttaataacttacctttctaatatggattacttgcgcaagttgaaatcattaaatatgcaaataacctattgacaaaatttgtttttaataacttacctttctaatatagattacttgcgcaagttgaaatcattaaatatgcaaatcacttattcacaatatggattacttgcgcaagttgaaatcattaaattttatcgatttagtgtacccttgggcaagatttagaattaagacaaatattaaaaacttttcttattattcaaacggtaaacttgcgcatgttgatatcatatttattatattgcttacaaaatattttagtgtttctaattaggttgtttgtttttaataacttacatttctaatatggattacttgcgcaagttaaaatcatatcatatgcaaatcattttttgacaatacacatttaatatctttctttaaatgattttattatttattgtgtaaaatattaaaatcattaatatgagaataaatcgactgtatatatataggagacacccaaggtcttaaaatacaaacattctcttttcattctttaaagtattattcacaaatctctcctctcatactattaaggtattacgacAATGCTGAttgtgtgctaagaaaaatgtgtttagacgcaaaggctCCTCATCTTTAGAACCCTGAACTCAACTCTTTGTGTCTTGTCTCCAAAAAGCATGTCTGGTCTATCTTTTCCATGTGTTGAATACTGGTAACGACAATAtggtcttcctttttttatatgtagaccaggtcgtgagagtgatagtgatccagaaaaccttgattgaacatgctgagaagcttcgccaagttaaagcagttcttgaagaggttctttagtactttctctctctttgttgaATATTGTCCGGAAAAGTATTACatagtatcatttagtaatactatcttatatcatttttttttgttaaatatactatcttataagtaagctagcattatgcattttttatttaattcatgaggTCATTTTCTCACAGCAGAGAACCTTTTGGAATGGCGCAGGGAGGAAATTTTTCAGGGATATACATGAAGGTTCAACTGAAGTCGCTGAAGTGGGATGGTGAATTCGAATGCGAAGAATAAAGACATGTAGAGGCccttatgattcttaaatacggCGGTGTTCTAACTCACGCTGGTAGAAAACAGGTGTTTACATATTCTACCATTTAATTTGTCattgttacatatatatatatatatatatatatatatatgttttccaaatatggaagaaatgtttaacttattgacgtttaacatcacttgccatataatctaacgaatattacaaataacaatttatggaaactattctcgaaattattgaaagacttataatgttttatttattacttttaatatttataacctataaaataaaatgaacgaaaatttatataagataattgtaatagttttatcctctacttgatgaactgtgttcgaatataatcatataataactattttaaattttacaaaatccaaaaatgtttattaatattatttttaaattatttatcgttgtttaaataataaatttatcataattttaaaataatttataaaatgcttacaaaatgcaagataaagtttcactttcaagagttaagtcgagatctggattaacaatcctaataactggtaaagaagggaagccggagacaaaaatattgaatgttgtctacaaacaagtttttcagaatatttcgtagtcacggtacgtaattttaatctattttttttttcaaatacaaattttaaaatgaataaactgttgcaattatttattttttgtatttgctagatgggttgtgatgagttaggagaccgatgacTGTATGTCAAtctaatattatttcatgttcaataaaatttagaaatttataaatctatcaaataatgttaacccgtcaaattgcttacaaaatttatttaattttttgcaagtttctaattgaatttgctttctttatcgagaaatgtacttcataatttatattatttatggataatatattgatttttattatattttcttttaatatgtctacataaatgtttgtttataatttatggaaaaataatattattcacccaaaataaagaattacgaaacatatacaatacaattctaattaatgataatataaaatctgttacttctgaaactatacactatttattctattttttgaatgaaagtatcttcgtaaacacataaaatattttgtgacgttgcaattattcatacacacaatatctgcCTCTTCATACTGACGTTACTGTGTTCCCTTTCGTGAAGTACGGGCCGAAAAGAATACAGTATGCGGACCGATCATGTTCTTATGTCCGCACAGGGTGCGGGCCGTTCACCTAGGATAAAGTATAGCTTTACTCGCTCCTTAGAGAGACACGTCATCAATTCGTACAAGGAGAGTGCGACACGTGTCCCATCTTTCTATACGCTATGTTTGATTATTTTGGGCCACGGTTATCAGTTTTTGGGCTTTGTGTTTTGCTTCTGAAACCAAGCGCGAGATGATTAGGGTTCATGTTCATCTTCCTTTCTTTGAAGCTAACAAAGGAGATTCTAGGTACCAACAATGGAGTTTCGGGATTGTTTAATCAACGTTAGGCATCGCTATTTGAATCTTCAATCCCGACGTTAGGGTTCATGTTCTTCTATTATTTCTGAAACCAAAAGTGTTGTTCTTCGTTCTCTGATACCAACAACGGAAATTCGAGATACCAACTATGGAGTTTTGAGCTGTTCAATTGACGTGAACCATCTCTGTGTAAATCTTCAATTCTGATGTTTTGCCTTCCGTTCTAATCAATCGAAACGGTACAGCTATTGATTCATCGCCTTTATCATACTTCTTAACATCATCAACCCAAGTCGACCACGATCTGACACTGAATGTGGCTTATCCCTTTGCAAGGCGGTGTCTCTACTCCTATAAACGGTAAgccttcttcctctcaactcAGAAAACTTACTTTTTCTAAAATGGCCAACTCATCAATCCTTCTTTTTGATTCAAATGGGATGTTCTTCCAGAGAATTCTGGGAAGCCAAGAACTTCAAACACGGTGGTGAGCTTACGATGgtgaatatatatatgctcTTACTGGATTCAAAGGTGATTATGTTCTTAAACTCATGTTCATATCAACATATAAAAGTATTCTAGCGTGTATTCTCAACATTGTCAAGCTGTTTTACTCAGATCCTTATTAAGGTAAGACTCATGTTCATAGTTTTCTTAAAATCATGTTCATAGTATTCCTAAACTTCATACCTTTAATTAACGTGATTCTGTTCTTGAATAAGTGTTATTAAATTCATGTTCATATGACTATTAAACTAATGTTCATAGTGTTCTTAAACTCATAtcttaataattttgtaatttggtTGAGGTCATGTTACGCTGGAGCAGGAATCTGTTCTTTTCTAATATTATGCCCTTCGAAGAGAAAGGTCTTGCTGACGAGTGGGAAAAAGTTGGGATGTATCTCTCAGGGTTCAATAAGCTCGATGATAATCGATTCTCTATGGAAATTTTATTTGAGATTAGGACAAAGGTATATTGAAGCTCGAGATTGAGATGATTTGTTCTTTCAATTTATTTCTTGAATATACGGCTATATTCTTCCTTGAAGTAATTATGTTGTTTGTATGTTTATTTCAGAAATGTCAAAAGGTTTATGAAGATCTTTACAAAGAGATGACTCAGCTTCTGACTCGAGATCATTTTAGGTAAATTTAGCTCTAGCCTTAATATAACTGAACTTTCTAAAATGCATACACTTAAGTTTTAAAGTGTGTGTTTGATATCTCCACAGGGAAAAGAGTAATTGTCAACTAGAGTGATACAAAATCAGCCAGAAATATAATGTAAACTCAGTTGAAGAAACTGATAGAGGAATATGCTTTGTTTGATGAGAAGCTTGCCTTCCCCAGTTTCCAGCCTTCTTGCCTGTGAACTTTGATCAATCAAAGGTAAACgttgttaacttgaagaaagaaatggagccaaaggagtggtttggaggagtttgggtctTGGGTAAAGATAAGGCAAGAACTTCAGAGATTGTCTAAGGCTTCATGAAGGTTTAAAGAAGTCTAAAAGTATCATGAaggctgtgcaaagatagggattAAGTCCAGGAAGGCTTATACATCATCTGGAGTAAGATAGGCAATGGTGCAAAGATGGGGCGACCCAAGATCAGATAGGATCGACTTAAGGAGAAGTCTGGACGAGAGAtgcaaagttagggcgaggTACGGATGGCCtgtccgtaccatcgaccgtacaAAGCATGTGGCCGTACCAGACTTACCCGGATCGACCAGAATTGGAGTTTGGCTCAGTTAGGGCACAAGGAAGCTTAGGGTATGATCTTGTGACCGTTGGAGCAGCAAGTGGGGCACGTGAGACAGCTGGTGACAGGCTGGCCGTGACTGGccaaaaggtaaagcaccttttgGAGCAGGATCACACATGAGACAATCTTGGCTGTCCAATTCAAACTGAGCAAATCCAGCCATTGATTCCTTATCCTATCTTCTCCACTTTACAGCTTGCACAAGACCACTCTAAGACCAGATCCTAATCGTCCATCTTCAAGTCCTTTATCAGCCATTATATCTAGGTTATGTGATTGCAAATGTAAACAACATATATAAGCTAATGTGGGCGTTTTGTAATGATctaagggagtaagggggatttcccctctccacttcttgaatctgaaactctaatctctaatctcttattctcctaatCTCTCATTCTCCTAATCTCTGTTCctaagtctcttattctctcataaacactctcattaatctctctttctaaatcacctagagcaagctcttatctttctccattggagtttatacacacacacatacaaccagagaagagaactctacaaa
This Brassica napus cultivar Da-Ae chromosome C6, Da-Ae, whole genome shotgun sequence DNA region includes the following protein-coding sequences:
- the LOC106406736 gene encoding topless-related protein 2; translation: MVNIYMLLLDSKVMLRWSRNLFFSNIMPFEEKGLADEWEKVGMYLSGFNKLDDNRFSMEILFEIRTKKCQKVYEDLYKEMTQLLTRDHFREKSNCQLE